Genomic window (Culex pipiens pallens isolate TS chromosome 3, TS_CPP_V2, whole genome shotgun sequence):
TCGGCAAGCTCCGCTTCTTCCGCGTCAAAACCCGCCCGCACCATCACATCGGCATCGATCCACGTGGACAAAAATAGCGACCCGGCGAATCCGGCCATGTCGTTGGAGTTCACGTTCGGACAGGTTCAGCAAGCACCAGCGGTACCGGATCCGGCCAAAGGCCGTCGCAATCGGAACCGAAACCGCGTTACGGTAAACGCTTCGGCCGAGGTGACCGGCCAAAATCTACGCGGTTTCATCGATCCCACGCTGAAGGCAGCCAACGAGAAGGGCGTAATGCAAGCAAAGGCCAAACCAGAGCAAAAAGACGACGCTTTCTACGAACAGGAAGCGGAAAAGATTTGGAAGCGCATTTCGGACCCGCTGTGTCACTGCCGGAAGGAGCGAATTCTGGAGAAGCTGCAGAAGCACCAGGAGAACCTGCAGCACGTCAACGATCTGCTGAAAGCTCGCGTGATGGCTTACCAAGCTTTCGGGGATCAGCTGACGGCCGAGCTGGACAATCGGGATATGGGGATTGTGCTGGTGGTCACGGAAACTCCCGACGGGAAGgcggacatgaaatttaagaTCGAAAAGAAACCCGATGAGGTTTTCGGTGGAAATTGAGAATATTTGGTTGGAGTTTTCTAGTTTGAGGTACCGATTTGGGGTATTCAGGTACAGGGATTTAATAGAGAATggagaattaaattttaatctgTATTCATTTGTCAATATAATGTTTTAAGAATattaacaacaaaaataaacaaattggaAATACATTATTTTACTTGCAAATACATTAAAAAGAAGCTACAAAAACTACAGTAGCGTTCAGTAGTAAATCTATTTCATCATAATTACCGATACTCTGGGGGATGAAAAAAATCCGTGAAGCTAATAAACGATGTTGACTTTATAGTATGGCACGAAGCGACGGAGCCGAATACCCATACTTACACAAAcgattttagagcgcccgccgtgggattcgaaccggcgacctctggattgtgaatccagtgcgcggttcgattgatccacacgagcGGGACAACTTGAAGCTAATactgataatttaaaaaaaaaacaacatagtAACAAAATCcatgatgaaacatgtaaaaaaagtaatccGAAGGATTTACCGATTGCTCACGAAAGGGAATTCTTTCAAGCGTAAATTGTTATACCTATTTCAATAACATAACCTAACTGAGTTTGAATCATTTACCTAATGATATATCTCTACCAAACTctgaatataataaaaaacaaagtttttcatGAGTTCATACCACTGCACTACGTTAcggtaaagaaaaaaaaactcattttaaaatggcCAAATCCTCCGCACCTCCAACCAACCAACATGAAGGGCAGCATAAACCCGGTGAAATGACTGCCCAGGATCTGGCCATGCTGCAGCAGTTCACACACCACACCATGCAGCAGACTCTGCTGGAAACGCAACAGTGGCAggccaagatggcgaccaaaatggcggcTTTTCAGCAGTTTGTGGATTTCACTATCAGTGCCGATGGAACAAATTTTCCGTCAGTGtgcaaaaagataaaaaagtagtgatttttcaGAGTGTTAAAGTTTAAGTAAAAATGTGTTATTAGTtgtagaaattaaaattttaaaaatcccggtaattcaaaaaataaatcaatttaaaatattattaagtaaTATTGTGACTTTTAggtctatttttttagtttaatcataatcaaaaaaagttacgtaTTGAAGCGACGTTCCCTCAAAGTGGCATCAAAATCCCACTCCCAGCTGTCACTTCCAAGCAAAGAAGAAAACCAACAAAACAAGCGACAGAAGAAAACAAGGCAGCAAAATCAAAATAGAAGATGGCGATGATTTCGATCTGAGGCAGCGCCGCGAGTTTTGTTTTGCTCCGTGTGTCCTCGTGACTTCCGACGTCAATCGACCGTACCGCGACCAGCCTCCAGACCCGCGTCCGCCCCGGTTGTCGTGAATTTGTTCCGCCGCGCCGCGTCATCCCCAGGAACCGGCCGCAAAAATTGCGTCCAAGCATGAACTAGCAGCCCTGACTTGTCTGAGCCGCAGCAACAGCAAGCCGAAAATGTCTCGCTCGTCCAAGTCccggaaccagcagcagcagcagccggaaGTGTGCGGCGATTGTGGCAGCTCAGGTGGGTTCCGGTTCCGACGCCTGGACGGAAGTCTGCACTAATTCACGCTTGAAAATGTGATGCGACGATCAATCACGCCCACGATTCAGGAGCTATTTATGGACTTGTTGCTTCCCTCTCCCTGATTTTCATTCGAGCTGTTGGATGCGAATTCGCGTCCAATTTACGCAACGAAAATAAATTATACACACCTCAATCAACCCGCCGAGTGATTCATCATCGTGGAGGAGATTATCTCCATTATTTTTAGAAACTCGTTCTTAATCCAGCGGACAGAATGGATGACCTACTTCATAAATGTATTGATGAAGCCCGAAACAGTGAAGAAGACAAGCAGCATCCTAATCCAgaataaacaacaaaacaacagatTGTTAAAACGGACCATTAACAAAAAGAAAATTCATGATGAATtgtaatatttacgaagatggaaatgacgtccagcaaAAAAGtgaaacctatacctttctttagtaagaaaggcaaaacggtGGTACGACTAAAAAGTTAAGTAAACAACGAGAAAAATCATCCAATTGCAGAAAAGAATCATTAAAATACGGAAAAGTTCGTAAAACAactctgcccataattgaaaattcggttattatgccaaatcaagtattccgagaaaaacgcgttttagtgtttgtcacaaaatctccgtcaaggcaatttcccataagagtggcatattagccgtttggtttttcgcatcggcagacaagtctaaacactatttcagtgaaattcaagttgcagcagatgcgttggaacatcctctaccgcctggtgctaatatctcgtttttgccaaaagtggatattagccgttttttcaatggtgggcagaactgaaaatttcagcaaacaacgaaaaaaaacattcgatTGCAAAAAAAGTCATTTCAAAACGGAAAAAGTTCGTGAAACATACTGAAAATTCCAGCACGCAACTGGAAAATTCATTCGATTAGAGAAGAGAGCCATTCTGAAAAACAGGAAGTCCAGCAAGCATCGGAAAACGATCATTTAATTGTAGAAGAGAGCCACTTGAATACGGAAAAGTTCGTAAACAACTGAAAAGTTTAGTAAACAACGATAAAAATCAGtcaattgcagaaaaaaaactgttggaaTACGGAATTCGTTATACAAAATAAAAGATCAGTAAGCAACGGAAAAAGATCATTCGATTGCAGAAGAGGGCCGTTATAATACGGAAAAGATCCTAAGAGAAATGTAAAGTCCAGTAAACAacgagaaaaaccattcgattATAGAAAAAACCGTTTGAATGCAGAAAAAAATCGTTCTAAGAAACTGAAAGTCCAGCAAGCATCGGAAAAGATCATTTGATTGCAGAAGAAAGTTCGTAAACAACTGTTGGAATACGGAATtcgttattaaaaataaaagttcagcAAGCAACAGAAAAGGTTTATTCGATTCCAGAGGGGGCCGTTAGAATACGAGAAGTTCGTAATCAATTGACATGTTCAGTAAACATCGAGAAAAATCAttctattgcagaaaaaaacccCTTTTGAATGCGGAAAAGACCGTCTAATCAAGGAAAAGATCATTCaactgcagaaaaaaaactgtttgaatacggaaaaaatagtttttactaCACTGAAAAGTCCAGTAAGCAACGGGAAAAGATCTTTCGATGGCAAAAGAGAGCTATTTGAAAACGGGAAAAACCGTCAAACAAAGGAAAGGATCATTCGATTGTTGAAGAGAGCCATTTGAATCCGGAAATGTTGCAGTAAAAACCGTTTCGAATACAGAAAAGATCGTCAAACAACGAAAAAGATTAAGGAGAGATCCATGTAGGCCGAGTTCAAactgaaaaatcacaaaataacaataacactaattaatttcaaaagtgaactgcttgaattttaaaaatgtcttccAAAAAGAGATCGTAAATGGAGAAGAATACTTAATTCTAGGAAAAATCCGTTTAGGgacaaaatcaattaaatatatttaagaatttaaatataGATACTAAAATTTCGCTTTCTCACTCCCCAGACCCCTCGTGGGCCTCCATCAACCGGGGCATCCTGCTGTGCGCCGACTGCTGTTCCGTCCACCGGAGCCTCGGCCGGCACATCTCCCAGGTCAAGTCGCTGCGCCAGGGCAGCTGGTCACCGTCGGTGCTGGCCTTCGTGAACCAGCTCAACGGGCACGGAGCGAACAGCGTGTGGGAGCACCTGCTGCTGGATTCGGTCGCTCCGAAGAACCTGAAGCGGAAACCCGGCCCCAAGGATGCGCTCCATCCGGCCAAGGCGGATTTCATCCGGGCAAAGCACGTCAATTTGTCGTACGTGTTGAAGCCGAGCTTGGAGGATGGCGTTGGAAGTGCGGCAGCTCTGGAGGTGGAACTTAGCAAGCAGCTGCACGCAAGCGTAAGGTCCGGGAATCTGGAGACCAGCTTGCGGTTGGTGGTTCAGGGAGCCGATCCGAATTACTTCCACGACGAGAAGGGTTCGACTCCGCTGCACGTGGCTGCCCGTTCCGGTCAGCTGTCCCAGATGGAACTGCTGCTGGTTTATGGGGCGGATGTGAACGCGTTGGATTCGCAGGGCAACACTCCGTTGGATTTGGCCAAGGCCTGCAAGCAGAGTGCAATCGCCGAACGGCTGGTGGAAGCCATGTACGAGGTTACGGATCGGTTAAGCCACTTCCTAACCGGAAAGAAACCAGATCACGCTTCCGGACAGCATTTGCTCATCCCGGATCAGTCGAAGAAGGACATTAGTGAGCAGCTGAAAATCGCCCGAGGTAAGTTGCAATTGGTGCCGAACCGAATGTTCGAGGAACTCGTGATGGACCTGTACGACGAGGTTGACCGCCGTGAAACTGAAGCCATCTGGGCGACTACTTCGCTGAATCCGGAAGTTGGAGCCGTTCCGTTTCTACCGACGAATCCGCACCTGAGTGCCACCAGAAATCAGGTACGTTGAACCGCTACTTCAAGATCTCCTAAACTCATTCGTTCATTTCCCCCAAAAAAGGGTCGCCAAAAGCTGGCCCGCTTCAGCCAGCAGGAGTTCAACGGGCTAATCAGCGATGTGCTGATCGATGCGCGACGTCGCCAGAACATGGCGAACCTGCGTCCGATTGATTCACCGCTGCCGTCGAATCTTGCCCAGCTGAAGAACGCAGCGGCCCGCGAGTCGAACCTTTCCGACGACGAGCCGCTGTACGATGCGGTCGCGTCGGACGATGATTACGCGGCACTGGCCCCGGTCGCTCAGCAGGTAATGTTTCTGATGCGCCAGAAGGCGGTCCTGAACCATAACAACAGCTTCGGGTGAACTCGCGTGTGGTGGTGGGAGTAACAAACCTGTTTTGTTCCATTTGTAGCTAATCCCCAGATCAAATATTGTTTGTAACACTAAATTTATAAAGAACTGCAAATCCGGACAAAACATAATTCTCAGAGATCCAGAAAAGGATGATTTATAAATTATGtagttatcaaaaaattggaattctagatcactttttcaaaacaaccaatgcgccatgggtttcctatgtacataggaccttttgaaaaagtaagcgagaaaaaataatgttataaaAATATCCGGATGATTAAAAAATCAGATATTCAAGGGTCCGAATTAGAAACTTAGAAGTGACTTGATCGGTACTGAGGGAGTGATTTTTGGTACACTCGACCCCCGgcggttggtcactttttcgtttgacactttttagtttgtaccccgttgattTGACAAAggcaaactaaaaagtgacgaactgtcactgtttacacggcgctcacgcacactaccgaaacaaacgtttggtagtgtgtgtgaactccttgTAAAGGGGGTTTGAATGTAGTTGAACCGAAAATCGAGACCTTTACAAATAATTACTGCAATCATCTAGAAAATGATAATTAAATTATCCGGATATTTATTTGGGTAGTATTTGGTAAAACTTTGTGGATAGTGATCTGCATAATTATCCTGATTTGCAGCTTCCCTGCTCCAATGCATTGTTTTTAACACTTCTAACACGCATGCTATAATCTAACCCCAAATCTCATCTCATTACACTCTGTAACGCCGTCCAAAGATTTATTTTACTGTAGGCcaagagcgaaatgttttaGACAAATTTACATCGACCTGCTATAGCTCAAACCAGGAAACGAACTCATTAGAAATAGCTTAGTCAAGGATATAGTGAATCCAACCTCATAACGCTGTGAATGTTGATCATTTGTGATTCTCTCATTTCTATATTTATTGTAGCTTAGCTTACGGTGAGGGACACCTTAGTTGATAGCAAATATTAACCGAATCTGTGACAACGATGTAGCCAAAGAAAACATTAAAACTAACCATAACTAACCTATTGTGTATGTGTTTTCGTCCAACTATCACATATCTGTCCAATTCCTAAACCTTCGAATAATCCTAATTTTTATAAAGGCTCTGGTGAACAAATCGCCACCTGGGGGACCGACGTCCGCCGAGGTGGAATCCCTCCGGCAGAAGCTCCAGGACCAGGAGTCGACCATCCAGGAGCTGCGAATTCTCATTCAGAAGCTGACCAGCGAAAACTGCCAGCTGAAGCACTCGCTGGATACGAAGGAATATGACGTGCAGCTGTGAGTATTTTTACTTAGGTGCCATTgaaatcacgtggacacttttcgaAATGTTTCATAGCTCATTACGAAGAGGTCGGAACGCACACGAAGTTGAAACGAACGAATGCTGAGCTTGCCACTCTTCAAGCAGCCGCGCGACGCGAAGGCACTTTCCCTTATTTTTTCTCACTACAGTGCCGCGTggtgacagcaatcatttgaatgTACCTAGTCATGGAATTTCGGTAGAATTCGTTGCGCTCATTCGTTTTACGAACGAAAGCAAAATGTCAAAGCCTGGTTTACGAAGTGAAGGTGGACGAAGCGCTCAGTCACCATTCACTACAACTTTCGAAGGTCCACAAGCCCTGCTTGAAATACACCACGTATAACCTCCCCCCTACTTCCAGACGAATCGACAGCCACCTCAACGGATCGACGCCCACCGAGGAAACCCCGGAAGAGGTCGAACCCGTATCGGACGGCCGCCAGTACGGCAAACGACCGGTAAGTATGTACGAAGCCAGGCAGCTCCCCCGCGACGAAAACCGTCCTCCCATCACCCAAAGTCTGTACTCGATGACCCCGGCGGGCGCCCAGGTGACCTCAAACTCCGGCAGCGCCGGTTCCGAGCTGAACATGTCTTCCTCCTCCTCAAATCTTCCACACTTTGAGGACGTCAAAAAACGAACCGACCTGGTCGCTCGCCGCATCAAGGAACTGTTCGCCGCCATGCAGGACCTGTCCTCGACGGACTCGTTCGTGCCGTGCGCCGAACGGATACGGGTTGCCGTGGCCGAACTGGTGGCCATCTTCCCGCCCACCATGCGCGAAGAAACGCTCCGGACCGCACTCAAGCAGCTCAACTACAACACCAACCTGATCCAGACGGAGTGCACCCGGCTGCAGAGGGCCTTCATCGAGGATGGATCCCAGCAGCCGGCACAGGTTCTGTCCGACAGTATCAAGCTTAACATGGAGCAGGTGCGCGGCTGTGCGTACGATTTGGCCATGTCGACCAAGATCTTGATTACGCACTTTCAAGCGCAGGCTTGACGACGAACGAAAACACGCACACAACCATTGAGAGAACCTTTTGCAATATCCCTTTTAAAATTAACACGCACAAACACAAAAAGGAAATCACACACCATTACACACATACAGTAATTACTCGTAATACATGCAAGTATTTTTATCCTATTGTCAGCAAAACAATTGCCGAATGTGCCAaattttgttcgttttttttttttaattaagaaaataataaagagataagtattttaacattattttataCTGGGATTTATGTCCACCATTTTCAAACTAATCGCGTATTTAAACAAACTTCATgagaattaaatatttttttaatcattaattACATTTATTACTTAAAAGAGAAAacaatataatttatttttgaagtctTCGATTTTAAAAGCTAGACCAATATTACTAACCGACAATCGCCGATAGAACCGTGCGGAACGAccaacaactttttcaaaacaaaaaaagtaatttaatcaAACTAACAATGAAATATTGACAATAcatttgaaatatcaaaatttgtcaTATTTTGTATTGTTTCTTCGAAATTCCTTAGCATATTGTTAAGCTTacaattttggtggattttttggATACATTTCAGAAGCTACATTTAATGGCATGCATTCAAtgtacactgaaaccccgatggactgacaccaactgttgtcaaacgaacggggtcactttttagtttgacaccctctttacacagagctcacacttactaccaaacattttgtttttagtttgactttgaccaaccaacggggtataaactaaaaaagtgtcaaacgaaaatgtgaccaaccaccgccgggggttgagtgttttCGCCGACCTGACAtgaaaaaaactgatgaaacgttttaaaaaaaaatccaccaaaattgtAAGTTAAACATTACGGCACTTGTCAAAGCTGTCAGATGAAACGTTTCATATATCAACCATcaacaaacaagttgcattttgGTTACCCgcggtaaattttcttgaaatatttcgaactgtcaaaaatccaccaccaATGCAATTCTacaattagagggtgacgagcgagaattcccgggaaatcgaccatttttggacctctcgattcccgggaaattcagttgagactcccgggaaaattcaaactcaaggattgaagcaaaattatattaactaatcagaaaattaattgaaaaattcatgttcgatgttctaattcgaataaaccaataaaTCTCTAATCTTCCTATTcggaaagtgtaaattttaacttgtcaaaaattccaataactataactgagagaagccaaaaaaaattatgtagacCCCAACATTTATCTTAATGCATATTCAGTtgttacaccccagaaatgaatCTAAAGttatttattatcatttttatttattatttctaagagggaaaactttttcgaaataggttcaatttcttcaacctctctcgagcatagcaatcctcaaGTACCTAAGTTAATTTTACTGTatcaagttaatttttttttatgtcattaagtattttgaaaaaaaaaaactctggttaTCTTTGTAAAATTAAGGTCcgccaattgtgaacattcgAGCTTTcttgataactgtaaatatttcttcaatgaa
Coding sequences:
- the LOC120412394 gene encoding ARF GTPase-activating protein Git, with protein sequence MSRSSKSRNQQQQQPEVCGDCGSSDPSWASINRGILLCADCCSVHRSLGRHISQVKSLRQGSWSPSVLAFVNQLNGHGANSVWEHLLLDSVAPKNLKRKPGPKDALHPAKADFIRAKHVNLSYVLKPSLEDGVGSAAALEVELSKQLHASVRSGNLETSLRLVVQGADPNYFHDEKGSTPLHVAARSGQLSQMELLLVYGADVNALDSQGNTPLDLAKACKQSAIAERLVEAMYEVTDRLSHFLTGKKPDHASGQHLLIPDQSKKDISEQLKIARGKLQLVPNRMFEELVMDLYDEVDRRETEAIWATTSLNPEVGAVPFLPTNPHLSATRNQGRQKLARFSQQEFNGLISDVLIDARRRQNMANLRPIDSPLPSNLAQLKNAAARESNLSDDEPLYDAVASDDDYAALAPVAQQALVNKSPPGGPTSAEVESLRQKLQDQESTIQELRILIQKLTSENCQLKHSLDTKEYDVQLRIDSHLNGSTPTEETPEEVEPVSDGRQYGKRPVSMYEARQLPRDENRPPITQSLYSMTPAGAQVTSNSGSAGSELNMSSSSSNLPHFEDVKKRTDLVARRIKELFAAMQDLSSTDSFVPCAERIRVAVAELVAIFPPTMREETLRTALKQLNYNTNLIQTECTRLQRAFIEDGSQQPAQVLSDSIKLNMEQVRGCAYDLAMSTKILITHFQAQA